From the Paenibacillus sp. R14(2021) genome, the window CATGATCGACTGCAAATCGTGTAAAGCCCGCCACCGCGCGGATAAAATCGTCGAGAACGCCCTGAACGCCAAGGGAATCGAGGTCATTGTCGACGGGATGACGTTCGCGCAGATGAAGGGGCTGATCGACGAGCACGCGATCGTCTGCCCCGATTGCGGCAGCAGCGATTTCACCGATATTCGGCAGTTCAATCTCATGTTCAAAACCTTCCAGGGCGTAACGGAATCGAGCGCAAACCAGATTTATTTGCGCCCCGAGACGGCACAAGGCATCTTCGTTAATTTCAAAAACGTACAGCGCACGATGCGCAAGAAGCTGCCCTTCGGCATCGGCCAAATCGGCAAAAGCTTCCGCAACGAAATCACGCCCGGCAACTTTACGTTCCGGACGCGCGAGTTCGAGCAGATGGAGCTGGAGTTCTTCTGCAGGCCGGGCGAAGACCTGCAGTGGTTCACCTTCTGGCGCGGCTTCTGCCGAGACTGGCTGCTCGGCCTTGGCATCCATGCGGACAGCATCCGCCTGCGCGATCATGAAGCTGACGAATTGTCCCATTACAGCAACGCGACGACCGATATCGAATACCGTTTCCCGTTCGGCTGGGGCGAGCTATGGGGGATCGCGGACCGGACGGATTACGATCTGAAGCAGCATATGGCCCATGCCGGCGAAGACTTCAGCGTGCTCGATCCCGAGACGAACGAGCGGTACATTCCGTACTGCATCGAGCCTTCGCTCGGCGCCGACCGTGTAACGCTCGCTTTTCTAATTGACGCTTACGAGGAGCAACAGCTGGAAGAGGGCGACAGCCGTATCGTGCTTCGGCTGCATCCGGCGCTTGCGCCGATCAAGGCGGCGGTGTTCCCGCTGTCGAAGAAGCTGGCGGAGGGCGCGCAGCGTATCTACGCCGAGCTGGCAGCCGACTTCATGGTCGATTACGACGATGCCGGCTCCATCGGCAAACGATACCGCCGTCACGACGAGATCGGCACGCCGTTCTGTATCACCTATGATTTCGACTCCGAGACCGACGGCTGCGTGACCGTGCGTAACCGTGATACGATGTCGCAGGTGCGGATGCCAATCGCCGAGCTGCATCGGTATATCGCGGAACGGACGGCGTTCTAGACCCATTACAACACTTTAATCGCGTATTTCGTTATCGTCGCCGGCTTTATCGTTTACAGCACCGCCAAGTTCGGCGGTTCTCCCGGAAAACTGGCATGCCCGCAAGGAAAATTAGGCGTACGAGGCGAATAGAATAGACCACAATGACTTTCCGCATAGGAGGAATCCCGATGCCGCGGATCAAAATCCCCCGCTAAGCCCGTGCTCCGCCCTCTCTGCCGGTTATCGTTTACGTTAACCAACTTAAATGAGAGGGTGTGCGCCCATGTGGCCGAAACAAATAGACTGGAAAACACTTCGATTTGGCGTGGAGATTGAATTTATAGGCGGGAAACCGGCAGAGCTGCCGCTGCTGCCGGACTGGGAGATGTCGCTGGACGAGCTGCAAATCGACGAAACGGGAGCCGAATCCGGCAGCGAGCTGAAGACGCCGCCGATCCTGTGGGAAGAGCGTGAGCAAATCCGCATCATGCTGACCCGGCTGACCGAGCAGGGCGCGCAGATGAACTGGAGCTGCGGGCTGCATGTGCACATCGGCATCGAGCCTTGGGGCGAAGCGATGGTGCTGCCGATTGTCGATGCGGCGCTTGCGCATCAGGATGCGCTTCGCGACCTTGTCGGCATGAGCAGCGACCGATTGATCTATTGCCTGCCGGTGACGGAAGAGATGCGTACCGCGTATGTGCGAAACCCAGGACAGCGTGCGCTTCGCCGCAAAGGCCGCCCGCAGTCGCATCGCTGCGGGATCAATGCCGCCGCCTGGTATGACATCGGCACCGTGGAGATTCGGTACGCCAACGGCAGCCTCGATTATGAGAAGATCATTCGCACGATCGAGCTGTATCTGCGATTTGTCGCTGCCATCGGCGAAGGGCGCGAGCTTCCGCATGCTTCAGAAGCGCTGGCAATTGCGCTTGGCGCGCCTCTCAGCGGATATCCGCCCGCTATTCCGACTCCGCGCTGGTATCAGGAACGGGTCTGGCTGGAGGAAGCGCTGATCCCCATCGTGAGCGGACTTGCGAATGAGCTTCTGCCAGGCGGGGAAATTCATCACATTCTGCCTGTCTCCGACGGCATCGCCATTGAGATTATCGACTGGGATGGCAAGCAGATCAACGTTGTGTGCCGGCCGCCATCGACCGACTGGCAGATTCTGCGGGTGGAGACGAAGCCCTCTTAATTATGTACGAAAAGCCCTTTCGCCAATTGGCGAAAGGGTTTTTTTGCTTCGCTTACAGGAGCAATCGGTAGTTATTTCTTAATATAGGACCCAAAAAAGCCGACCCTGACGCCGGTTGTCATCCACCCGCGCCTGATCGGCTCTTACTCCCATTTACCCCTTCAACTCTCGCAGTACATCCTGCAGATAGGACCATGTCCGTTCCACGGATGAGATCGACAGATGCTCCTCCGGCGTATGGATGTCGAACAGATCCGGCCCGAAAGAGATCGCGTCGAGGTCAGGCAGTTTCTCGATGAGAATGCCGCATTCGAGGCCTGCATGGATCGCTTTGATCTCAAGCGGCTTGCCGAATTTGCGCGCGTACACCTCTTGGAAGACCGGACGAAGCTTCGACTCCGCACGGTACGGCCAGCCTGGGAAATACGCATCGTTACGGAAGGCGCAGCCCGCTGTCTCGGCCAGCGTCTCCATGATCCGCAGTACGTCCTCGGCTTGCGAGCGCAGGGAGCTGCGCGCCAAGCTTTGGAAGACGATTTCCTTCTCGCTTGTCGTCACGACGCCCAGATTGGACGACGTGCGCACCAGGTTCGCAATTGCCTTGTCCATGCCCAGCACGCCGCTCGGGATGAGCGCCAGCAGTCGGATGACGGACATTTTCGCTGCTTCCGTCAAGACACGGCCCGCTGCCGCGGCCGACGGACCGCCGCTTGCTTCGAAGCCGGCTTGCAGCACGACGGCAACCCCTTTGTCGCTGGCCTGATACTCATCCTTCAGAATCCGGTTAAGCTCCGCAATCCGCGCTTCGGCGATTGTTTTTCCCTCGTCGCTCAAGTAAACCGCTGCCTCGGCTTCGCGCGGAATGGCATTGACCTTCATGCCGCCGCTTACGCCTGCAAGTCCGAACGCCGTATGGCGTCGAAGGTCATCCAGTACGCGGCCCAGTACCTTGTTCGCGTTGCCCCGCTCATGAATGATATCGTCGCCGGAATGTCCGCCCATCAAGCCTTGAACGATGATCGTGTATGGCGAACCGTCTTTTTCCTGCCATGCCGCCTGCACGATGTGGTAGGCATTCACGCCTCCCGCGCTGCTCACGAACAGAGTGCCCTCCCGGTCGGAGTCGAAATTGATCATCATTCGGCCCTTGAGGGACGAGGCATCGAGATGGAACGCGCCGCCCATGCTCGTCTCTTCTTCGGTCGTCAGCAGCAGTTCAAGCTCCGGATGCGCCATATCCGGCGAATCGATGATCGCCATTGCCGCCGCGACCGCGATGCCGTTATCCGCGCCCAGGGTCGTGCCCTCCGCGTAAATCATGTCACCGTCGATGCGGAACCGGATGGGGTCCTTGGTGAAATCATGAACCGTCGATTTGTTTTTCTCGCAGACCATATCCAGATGGCCTTGGAAAATAACGGTCGGCGCCGCCTCATAGCCAGCCGAAGCCGGCTTCCGGATGATGAGATTGAACCGATCGTCCTGGATGACCGTGCAGCCGCGTGCCCGCGCGAAATCCGCGACAAAATCGCTGATCGCCTTCTCGTTGCTCGACCCCCGTGGAATGCGAGACAGCTCCTCGAAGAACCGCAGCACCTTGGAGTCGCCTGTGTAGATGTTTTCCACCGCATTGCTCATATGTAATCCTCCTTCTTTGCTATGCAAAAAGTAAGCCTGACTTCCCCTTGGCTGGGTACAATCAGGCAGTTGTTTCGTGATGTCGGTCCTCGGCGCAAAACGCTTGTCAGCGCCGTCCGCCCAATCGTTGTCACGTCATAGAATAAGTGTAGCGCAAAAGCTCGGAGAATGCCAAGTCCAGCTGCCCGCTATCCTCCTAGAACCGCGCCGAACTGGTTCGTAAACATGTCGTAATAGACGCCCCGCCGGGTCATAAGCTCGTCGTGCGAGCCGCTCTCCACGATGCTGCCGCTGGCAATGACCATAATCCTGTCGGCATCGCGGATCGTATTCAGCCGATGAGCGATAACGAAGCTCGTCCGTCCTTGCAGCACGCCTCGAAGCGCATCCTGGATATGAAGCTCCGTTCGCGTATCGATGCTGCTGGTCGCCTCATCCAGAATGAGAATAGCGGGATCCGCCAAGATAACCCGAGCGATCGCAAGCAGCTGACGCTGGCCTTGGCTCAAGTTGCCGCCGTTCTCGGCCAATAGGGTCTCGTACCGAAGCGGCAGCCTTCGTATGAACGACGCCGCGTTCGCAAGCGTTGCCGCCCGCTCCACCTCTTCGTCCGAAGCCTCCGGCCGACCATACTTAATATTGTCCCGAATCGTGCCGGCGAACAGATACGTGTCCTGCAGCACGATGCCGAACGCCCGCCGCAGACTGTCTTTCGTGTAGCCGCGAATATCCCGTCCGTCAATGGTGATGGAGCCGCCCGTCACATCATAGAACCGCGTAAGCAAGCTGACGATTGTCGTCTTCCCCGCTCCTGTCGGCCCGATGAGCGCCGTGCTTGTGCCTTCCGCCGAATCGAAGCTCACGCCGCGCAGGATCGGCGTATCCGTCCGGTAGCCGAACGATACGTTGTCGAAGACGACCCGGCCGCGCGGATTGACGAGCGGCACGGCTCCAGGCGGGTCGGCCGACTCCTCTTCCTCGTCCAGCACTTCGAATACCCGCTCCGCTCCCGCGATGCCGGACTGCAATACGTTGAACAAGTTCGCAAGCTCAATGAGCGGCCGGACAAATTGACGGGAATAGCTGAGGAAGCTCGCGATCACGCCGACGGTAATATGGCCGTTCACCGCCAGCAAGCCGCCGACGATGGCCACGGCCGCGAATCCAAGGTTGTTGATGACGTTCATGATCGGCATGAGAAAGCCCGAGCGAATCTGCGCCTTCGTGCCGATGCTGCACAGCTCGTCGTTCACCGCGTCGAACTGGGCGATCGTTTTCTCCTCGCGATTGAACGCTTTGACAATGCCGATGGCGGAAATCGTCTCTTCGACGTGACCGTTCAGCATGCCGAGCTTTCGCTGCTGTTCTTTGAACAGCGGCGCCGTGGATCGGGCGATTGAACGGGTGAGCCAGAACACGGCCGGTACCGTGATCAGGCTTGCAAGCGTCAGCCATGGGCTGAGGATAAGCATCATAACGAGCGCGCCGACGATGGAGATCGAGCCCGTCATCACCTGCGCGGCCGACTGTGCGACCGTGCTGCTGACGTTGTCGATATCATTGGACATCCGGCTCATCAGTTCGCCATGCGTCCTCGTGTCGAAAAAACGGATCGGCAGCTTGTGCAGCTTATCGAAAAGCGAGGTTCGCAGCCGGCCGACGATTCGCTGCGAGACGCCCGCCATGAGCCAGCCCTGCAGCAGCGTCAATCCGCCGTCGGCGATATAGGAGACGACCAGCGCAAGCAGCGCTAGCTCAAGCGCGCCGAAATCGACGGTTCCCGCGCTCGTCGCCGACATCGCATCAATCGAGGCGCCGATCAGATAAGGCGCGGCGAGCATGATGAACGAATCCACCAGCACAACGGAGAAGATGACGGTAAGCAATTTTCGCTCGTTGCCGAAATACGTCCAAAGCCGTCCCAGAGTCGCCTTGATGTTCTTCGGTTTGACGACAGGACCTCCGCGTCCCGGATTTATACCTCGGCCCGGCACGTTCAAAGCAGGCATCGGCGTCTCCGAAGCGGAGCCGGAGGGCCGCTCTTTCTTCGCGTTATCCTCAGACATTGGCCGATGCCTCCTTGCCGGTCTGCGACCGATAGATTTCCTGATAGGCCCGGCACTCCCGCATCAGCTCGTCATGCTTGCCATGGCCCACGATTTCGCCGTTGTCGAGCACGACGATCCGGTCCGCATCCATGACGGACGTCATGCGCTGGGCGATCAGCAGGCAGGTCAGCCCTTCGGCATACTCCCTCAGTGCCCTTTTAATATGCGATTCGGTCGCGGCATCGACGGCGCTCGTGCAGTCGTCGAGAATCAGGATCGACGGCCGCCGCACGAGCGCTCTGGCAATGGACAGCCGCTGCTTCTGGCCGCCCGACAGGTTAACGCCGCCCTGTCCGAGCTTCGTGTCGTAGCCTTCCGGGCACGCCTCGATGAAATCGTGGGCCTGCGCCATCTTCGCCGCATGAACCATCTCTTCTTCCGTCGCGTCTTCCTTGCCCCAGAGCAGGTTGTCCCGAATCGTGCCGGTGAACAGCACCGTCTTCTGCGGGACGATCGCGATTCGCTCCCGCAGCCGCTTCGGATCGACTTCGCGGACATCGATGCCGTCCACTTCCACCGTGCCCGAAGCCGCGTCGTAAAGCCTCGGAATGAGATTGACAAGCGTGCTTTTCCCCGCTCCCGTGGAGCCGATGATCCCGACCGTCTCGCCAGGCCTGCAGTTCAATGTAATGTCGCGAAGCACCGAATCCGTCCCGCCGTAAGCGAAGGAGACTCCCTTGAACGCAATGCTTCCTGCCGCATGCGGCTCGCTCGGCTCCTTGACGCCCCAAGTCATCGCATCCTGCTCGGCGAACACCTCGCCGATCCGCTCCGAAGAAGCTTTGGCCCGGACGAACAAGTTGAACACGTTGGAGATCATGAGCAGGGAGAACAGAATCTGGGTCATATAATTGATGAATGCAATAATATGCCCGACCTGCATATGGCCTTGATCGACCCGCAGCCCCCCGATCCATATGACGGCGGCGATGCCGAAATTGACCGTCAGCATAATGGCCGGGCTGAAGACCGACATCATCCGCATGGCACGGGAAGACGCCTCCTGGTAGTCGTCATTGACGCCAGCGAACTTCTCCGTCTCGTAATCGAATCGGTTGAATGCTTTGACAACGCGCACGCCGGAGAGATATTCCCGCGATACGCCGTTCAGCCGGTCAAGCGACCCTTGTACGCGCGAGAACAACGGAAAACCGATGCGCATATTGACGACGATCAGCACCGCCACCATGGGAACGACGACGGCCAGCACTAAGGACAGCGGCGGATTGAGCCGCACAGCCATAATTAAGCTGCCCAGGCAAATAAGCGGCGATTTGACGAAAATACGCATGAGTCCGTTCGTGAAGTTCTGCATCTGAGTCACGTCATTGGTCAGGCGAGTGACCAGAGACGCGCGGTCGAACTTGTCGATACTGCCCGTGCTCAGCGTCTGGATACGTCGAAATAGATCTGAGCGCAGCCGGGTGCCGAAGTTGAGCGATACGTGGCTGGAAATGACATTGCGGATCGATGCTGCCACCGCTCCGAAAGCGGTAATAAGCAGCATGAAACCGCCGTAACGGACGACCTCGCTCAACTGCTTGTTTGCAACCCCGACATCGATGATGCGCGACATCAGCGTCGGCTGGAGAAGATCGCATAGCGCTTCCAGCGTCAGGAACAGAATCGCCGCCGCGAACGGCTTGCCGAAGCGGCGAAAATAAGGCTGAAGATAGCTCAAACCTAGCACTCCCTTGCCTGATAGAATGATAGAAGAGATGGTAACCGATTCCGCTCTTATACGTTCATTATAACTTGTGGTACTATGGGAATGGAATCTAAACGCAAGGAGTGTGCCCGTATGAAAGACGAAATTTTGAAGCGTTTCACCTCTTACATAGAGATCAACACACAGTCCGATGAAGAGAGCGACACCTGCCCATCCACGGCAGGACAATGGACACTCGCGCGGCTTCTTGAGGCGGAGCTGAAGCAGATCGGGCTTGAGGACGTGACGCTCGACGAGAACGGCTACGTCATGGGGACGCTGCCTGCGAATACGGACCGCGACGTGCCGACGATCGGCTTCATCTCCCATATGGATACCGCGACGGACTTCACCGGCGACGGCGTGAAGCGTCAGGTCGTCGAGAGCTATGACGGCGGTGACATCATGCTGAACCGAGAGCTCGGTATCGTGCTTTCGCCGCGCGAATTCCCCGAGCTGACGGGATACAAGGGCCAGACGCTGATCACGACGGACGGAACGACGCTGCTCGGCGCCGACGACAAAGCGGGCATTACCGAGATCGTGACCGCCATGGCCTACCTCGTTAAGCATCCCGAAATCAAGCACGGCCGCATTCGCGTTGCCTTCACGCCGGATGAAGAAATCGGCCGCGGCGCGCACAAATTCGACGTCCCAGCCTTCGGCGCGGACTTCGCTTATACGATGGACGGCGGCCCGCTCGGCGAGCTGGAATTCGAGAGCTTCAACGCCGCGCAGGCCGTCATTACGGTCAAAGGCGTGAACGTTCACCCCGGCACCGCCAAAGGCAAAATGGTTCATTCCTCCAAAATCGCGATGGCGCTGCATGGCCGGCTGCCGGCGGAAGAAGCGCCAGAGTTTACCGAAGGGTACGAGGGCTTCTATCATTTGATCACGATTCAAGGCAGCGCGGAGCAGACAAAGCTCGTGTATATCATCCGCGACCACGATAAAGCGAGCTTCGCGAACCGCAAAGCTGTATTGTCCGCGATTGTGGCCGAATTCCGCCAAACGTACGGGGATGAGCGCATCGTGTTCGAAATGAAGGATCAGTACTACAACATGGGCGAGAAAATCGAGCCGGTGAAATTCATCGTCAACGTCGCGCACGAAGCGATGACGAATCTCGGCATCGCGCCGATCGTCAAGCCCATTCGCGGCGGAACGGACGGCTCCCAGCTGTCGTACATGGGACTGCCGACCCCGAATATCTTCGCCGGCGGCGAGAACTTCCATGGCAAGTTCGAGTACGTGTCGCTCGATACGATGGTCAAGGCGACGGAAGTCATCGTCGAGATCGCAAAGCTGTTCGAGCAGCGCGGGCGCTAAGCCTTATCTGCTTTCAACGTCTTTGAACGAAAGCCAATCTGCGCCGCAGAATACTTCATTCAAAGCTCCGGCTTTGAACGAAAGCCAATCTGCGCTAATAACAAAAGCTGCCGGCACAAGCCGGCAGCTTTTTGCATGCATTCAACTGTTGCGCGCTGTTCCATCAGCCTGCCGCTGCTCGGTTTTCTCAGGCCTGGGTAAACACGAATTTCGAAAACATCTTCGCTGGATGGAATGAAATACCATCAAACAGCTGCTTCCACCATTCATAGCCCAAATCCTTCTCAATGACAAAGAAATGTTCGAAGATGGCCTCTCCGCGCTCCGGCTTCAAACGTGCTTGCGCCGCCCAAACGTCCAGCAGTTCATCCAGTCTCTGTTCCGCAGCAATAGGCAGCGAACGCCAGTCCGTTTCGTTATTCACGGGTCGCCCTCCTTCCTAATGTGTCCTCGGATTCTAGCAATCCCAGCCGTCTGGCGAGGAGCCCGCGGGCTTGAGACAGCTTATAGCGCACTGTTCCGGCGGGCATGCCGAGCGCAGCACCGATCTCATTGCTGTTCATCCCGCCGACGGCCTTCATCGTGAGCATGTACCTGAGCTCCTCCGGCAAACCGCGGATGGCCGTCTCCAGCTCGTCAACCTGCTCGCGCACCGCCAAGAGCGAAGACAAATCTCCAGTGGAAATGCCCTGGTACTCGCTCTGGATCCTGCTCTCCATCTTCTTCCGGCTGGCGGAATTGCGGTAGTAGTCCTTCGCCCGGTTCGCCGCAATGGAAAATATCCAGTACAGCCGCTGGTCCTCGGGAATCCGTTCGACGGTTTCTATCCGGTTCCATATGCGAAGAAACACATCATGCAGCAGATCCTCGGCTTCCGACTTGCTGCTGGTTCGCCCCAGCAGGTACGCATAGACTTGATTGGCATAGCCGCAATACATCGTATGGAACAACTGCTGCTTCATCGTTAGCTTTGAATCGCTGTCGTGTCTTTAGCGCTGATCGAACCTAATTTCGTGACGGCCAGATATTGGAGCAGCGGGACCAGCTCCTTCGGCGCTTTCAGATCACCGATCAAGACGATTTCCGATACCTTCTGCTTCAGCGTCGCCGCATCGACATCCGCATCGAGTTCGAACGACCCGATCAGCACCATCGCCAGCTTGTCGTCGATGAAGTCGAAGAACGCCTTGGAGAAGGTGTCCTCCCCAATGAACAGCCTCGGCGTCTCCGCCGAATAGTACGCGATTTGACCCACCAACCGCGTGACGGCGGCGGCCAAGTCGTTTTCTGCTTTTTTCGGAGCAATCAATTGACCGACCACGATAACTTCCTTGAAACCTACCTGCTCGATCATCGAAGTGAGCACAATTTGTCCCGAGATGACCAGAATGTCTTGAGGCGATCCTTGACGGTTCGCAAATAAATCGCCGCTCACCGTAACCTGGCCGGTCACCATTTTGACTTTTCCTTCTGTCGATGGAAGCGTAATCGTCATGCCGACGTTCCTCTGTGGAATGCTCAGCAATGCGCCGCTCAGCGATTCAGTCACCAGAATAAGGCCGACGTTTTGAATGAGCGTCACGGCTTCCAAAGCTTCGGGCTTTATTTCTATTAATTCAAGCACACCTACGTTCTCGATGACAGTTCCCGTTTCTTGTACCTCTTCCATTGCAATTCCTCCCATACCCTATTGAATTGCCGTACATAATAGAAAACGCACCAACTCGTGAAGTGTTGGGGTGAATGAAGAACGGCTTAAGCGTTCGTTTGCGGCACCTGCTGCCAATACCGATTATCCGTCACTAACACGGATTTCAAGAAACGCCCGGTATGCGACGCAGCGACTGCTGCCACCTGCTCCGGCGTACCCTGTGCGACGACGGTTCCTCCGTCTTTACCTCCATCCGGCCCCATATCGATTACATAATCGGACACTTTAATGACGTCCAAATGATGCTCGATGACAAGCACGGAATGTCCGTTGTCCACCAGCTGGTTCATGCAGTCGATCAGCTTCTGAATATCGTGCAGGTGCAGCCCGGTCGTCGGTTCGTCGAGAATATACAGGTTATGCGAGCCTCGCTTCAGCTTGCTGATCTCCGTCGCCAGCTTTATTCGCTGCGCTTCGCCGCCGGAGAGCGTCGTGGACGATTGGCCGAGCTTGAGGTAGCCGAGGCCCAGCTGATGGAGCACGTTCAATTTGTGCACAACGTACGGCTGCCCGCTGAAAAACGATACCGCCTCCTCGATGCTCATATCGAGCACCTGTGCGATGTTCTTCCCGTTTAACGTCACTTCCAGCACGTCATTGTTGAACCGGGCTCCTTTACAGGATGGGCACACCGATTCAATGTCGGGCATGAACTGAAGCTGCGTTGTGACAATACCTTCGCCCTGGCAATGCTCGCAGCGGCCGCTTTTCTGATTGAAGCTGAATTCGTTCTTGCCGAGTCCGCGTGCGCCCGCCTCCTCTGTTTCCGCGAACAGCTCGCGGATTCGGTCGAAGAACCCGACGTACGTCGCTGGATTAGAGCGCGTGCTCCGGCCGATCGGCGACTGGTCGATGTTGATGATGCCCGTCAAGTGTTCGAAGCCTTCGATCGAATCATGCTCGCCCGGCACAATCCGCTGGTCATGAAAATGGGCATACAGCTGCTTGTACAGTACCTCGTTAATCAGCGTGCTTTTGCCGGAGCCGGAAACGCCGGTCACGCAGGTCATGACGCCAAGGGGAATACTCACGCTCACGTGACGAAGATTGTTTGCTCTCGCACCCTTGATACGCAGCGCCAAGCCAGAAGGCGTTCTCCGCTGGGCAGGCACGTCAATGCGCCTTGCGCCGGAGAGGAAGGCGCCGGTCAGCGATTCCTTCGTCCGCCGCAGCTGTGCGGCCGTACCCTGCGCGATGATCCGGCCGCCGTGGTCGCCAGGCCCAGGTCCGATTTCGATGATATGATCCGCGCTGAGCATCGTATCAATATCGTGCTCGACGACGATGATCGTGTTGCCGATGTCGCGCAGCTTTTGAAGTGTCTGCACGATCCTGGCGCTGTCCCTGGCATGCAGTCCGATGCTCGGTTCATCAAGCACATAGAGCATCCCCATTAGACCGGAGCTGATCTGCGTGGACAAACGGATACGCTGCGCCTCTCCGCCCGATATCGTGTCCGATCTTCGGCCCAAATTCAAATACTCGAGCCCGATATCGATGAGCAGCGCAAGCCTCGACTGGATTTCTCCGGCGATTTGCCCGGCCACCTGCCTCTTCTCTTCCGAAAATGCGGCGCGGTCCAAGAACGTTTGCAGCTCCTTCAGCGGCACGCTGCACAGCTCATGAATATCCCGGCCGCCGATACGCACGCAAAACCGCTGGGATTTGAGCTTCTTGCCGTCGCAGTCCGGACACGTATGCTCGACCATCACCCTTTTGAAGAAGTCACTGTCCCCGCCGCCGTTTCCGCCTCTCTTCTTCACATGCCACTTGTACCACCGGTTCACCTCGCTCACGAGTCCGCCGTACTTTCGCGGCTTGCCGGCTTGACTCTGGGCGTGACGAGGATGATCTTCCGTCACTAGAATCGGAAACGGCTCGCCCCGGGTGCCGTGAAATAATCGATCGACGAAGTCTTCCGGCAATTCGCGAAACGGGGTGTCGAGGCTGTGTCCGTAGTGCGCGAATAGGCTGTGGAAGAGCATGCCCCGGTACGATTTCTTCGTACTGGGGCCGTATATATTGTGGTCGAGCGCGCCCTTGCTGACGCTTTTCTCCGGGCTCTTGACCAAAAACCGCTTCTCTGTCCGCATGTAGGTGCCGATTCCCCCGCATGTCCGGCACGCGCTGCCCGGATCGTTGAAGGAGAAATAAGACGGATGCAGCTCTCCGATCACAAGATGATGCTTCGGGCAGCCGAAATTCCGGTAAAACGCGTCCATGTCGATCGGCTTGTCTCCGCCTGCATGCGTGACCTCGAAACGGATAAAGCCTTCGCCCACCAGCTCCAAGCTGTTCTCAATTGTTTTGGTAAGCGCTTTAAAAAGCGCCGGCGTTACGACCGCCTTATCGACAATGACCTCCATCTGGTAATCCGCTTCATCGTCCAGCTCAAGCGGATCGCTCAGGTTATGAATCGTTCCGTCGATTTTGACGGAGCGGAAGCCTTTGCTCCGAATCTCGTCGAACAGCGTCTGGTAATCCTCGTCGTACAGCTTGAAGATGGGAGCAAGCACCTCGAGCTCCGTTCCCGCAGGCAAGGTCTGCACATGGTCGATCATTTGATTGACCGACTTCGCCGCGATCGGATGCTGGCAGAACGGGCAGCACGCTTCACCGGAGGAAGCAAACAAGAGCCGGAGAAAATCATACAAGTCTGTCATCGTCCCGACCGTGGAGCGCGGGTTGGCGTTCCCCTTCTTCTGCTCGATTGCGATGACCGGAGACAGACCGAACACAAAATCGACGTCCGGCTTCTTCAACTGGTTCATGCGGCTCTTGGCGAACGTGGACAGCGATTCAAGAAAGCGGCGCTGCCCTTCGCCGTAAATGACCTCGAACGCGAGCGAGGATTTGCCGGAGCCGCTCACTCCGGTAATAACCGTCAGCTTATCCCGCGGAATGTTGACGTCGATATTTT encodes:
- a CDS encoding glycine--tRNA ligase → MEAVVSLAKHRGFIFPGSDIYGGLANTWDYGPLGVELKNNVKRAWWKKFIQQSPYNVGLDAAILMNPQVWTASGHVGNFNDPMIDCKSCKARHRADKIVENALNAKGIEVIVDGMTFAQMKGLIDEHAIVCPDCGSSDFTDIRQFNLMFKTFQGVTESSANQIYLRPETAQGIFVNFKNVQRTMRKKLPFGIGQIGKSFRNEITPGNFTFRTREFEQMELEFFCRPGEDLQWFTFWRGFCRDWLLGLGIHADSIRLRDHEADELSHYSNATTDIEYRFPFGWGELWGIADRTDYDLKQHMAHAGEDFSVLDPETNERYIPYCIEPSLGADRVTLAFLIDAYEEQQLEEGDSRIVLRLHPALAPIKAAVFPLSKKLAEGAQRIYAELAADFMVDYDDAGSIGKRYRRHDEIGTPFCITYDFDSETDGCVTVRNRDTMSQVRMPIAELHRYIAERTAF
- a CDS encoding amidoligase family protein produces the protein MWPKQIDWKTLRFGVEIEFIGGKPAELPLLPDWEMSLDELQIDETGAESGSELKTPPILWEEREQIRIMLTRLTEQGAQMNWSCGLHVHIGIEPWGEAMVLPIVDAALAHQDALRDLVGMSSDRLIYCLPVTEEMRTAYVRNPGQRALRRKGRPQSHRCGINAAAWYDIGTVEIRYANGSLDYEKIIRTIELYLRFVAAIGEGRELPHASEALAIALGAPLSGYPPAIPTPRWYQERVWLEEALIPIVSGLANELLPGGEIHHILPVSDGIAIEIIDWDGKQINVVCRPPSTDWQILRVETKPS
- the pepD gene encoding beta-Ala-His dipeptidase, whose protein sequence is MSNAVENIYTGDSKVLRFFEELSRIPRGSSNEKAISDFVADFARARGCTVIQDDRFNLIIRKPASAGYEAAPTVIFQGHLDMVCEKNKSTVHDFTKDPIRFRIDGDMIYAEGTTLGADNGIAVAAAMAIIDSPDMAHPELELLLTTEEETSMGGAFHLDASSLKGRMMINFDSDREGTLFVSSAGGVNAYHIVQAAWQEKDGSPYTIIVQGLMGGHSGDDIIHERGNANKVLGRVLDDLRRHTAFGLAGVSGGMKVNAIPREAEAAVYLSDEGKTIAEARIAELNRILKDEYQASDKGVAVVLQAGFEASGGPSAAAAGRVLTEAAKMSVIRLLALIPSGVLGMDKAIANLVRTSSNLGVVTTSEKEIVFQSLARSSLRSQAEDVLRIMETLAETAGCAFRNDAYFPGWPYRAESKLRPVFQEVYARKFGKPLEIKAIHAGLECGILIEKLPDLDAISFGPDLFDIHTPEEHLSISSVERTWSYLQDVLRELKG
- a CDS encoding ABC transporter ATP-binding protein, giving the protein MPALNVPGRGINPGRGGPVVKPKNIKATLGRLWTYFGNERKLLTVIFSVVLVDSFIMLAAPYLIGASIDAMSATSAGTVDFGALELALLALVVSYIADGGLTLLQGWLMAGVSQRIVGRLRTSLFDKLHKLPIRFFDTRTHGELMSRMSNDIDNVSSTVAQSAAQVMTGSISIVGALVMMLILSPWLTLASLITVPAVFWLTRSIARSTAPLFKEQQRKLGMLNGHVEETISAIGIVKAFNREEKTIAQFDAVNDELCSIGTKAQIRSGFLMPIMNVINNLGFAAVAIVGGLLAVNGHITVGVIASFLSYSRQFVRPLIELANLFNVLQSGIAGAERVFEVLDEEEESADPPGAVPLVNPRGRVVFDNVSFGYRTDTPILRGVSFDSAEGTSTALIGPTGAGKTTIVSLLTRFYDVTGGSITIDGRDIRGYTKDSLRRAFGIVLQDTYLFAGTIRDNIKYGRPEASDEEVERAATLANAASFIRRLPLRYETLLAENGGNLSQGQRQLLAIARVILADPAILILDEATSSIDTRTELHIQDALRGVLQGRTSFVIAHRLNTIRDADRIMVIASGSIVESGSHDELMTRRGVYYDMFTNQFGAVLGG